The Vitis riparia cultivar Riparia Gloire de Montpellier isolate 1030 chromosome 10, EGFV_Vit.rip_1.0, whole genome shotgun sequence genome includes a region encoding these proteins:
- the LOC117924343 gene encoding protein SRG1-like: MDAQKLTSLGGSLPVPCVQELAKKTLTTVPPRYLRPEQDPPFLSDSSTTCSSIHAPVIDFNRLVSGDSMDSELDKLHYACKEWGFFQLTNHGVISTLVEKVKVEVQEFFNLPMEEKKKFWQQPEDLEGFGQAFVISEEQKLDWADMFYMITLPTYLRKPHLFPKLPISLRDSLEIYAVELRNLAMTILGFIAKALKMEANDMKELFEEGHQAMRMNYYPPCSQPDQVIGLTPHSDAVGLTILLQVNEMEGLQIRKDGMWVPIKPLPGAFIVNIGDILEIVTNGAYRSIEHRATVNSIKERLSVATFYSPKLNGDMGPAPSLVSPDSPSLFRRIGVADYFKGLFSRELHGKSYLEVLRTETGEAQNN, translated from the exons ATGGATGCGCAAAAACTAACAAGTCTCGGAGGCTCTCTGCCGGTGCCTTGTGTTCAGGAGCTAGCAAAGAAGACGCTCACCACAGTTCCACCACGGTACCTGCGTCCTGAGCAAGACCCTCCATTCTTATCCGATTCTAGCACTACTTGTTCTTCAATCCATGCCCCAGTCATCGACTTTAACCGCTTGGTTTCCGGAGATTCCATGGATTCAGAGCTGGACAAGTTGCACTACGCTTGCAAAGAGTGGGGTTTCTTCCAG TTGACAAATCATGGAGTGATCTCTACTTTGGTGGAGAAAGTAAAGGTAGAGGTACAAGAATTCTTCAACCTCCCAatggaagagaagaagaagttTTGGCAACAGCCAGAAGATCTAGAGGGATTTGGACAGGCCTTTGTTATTTCTGAAGAGCAGAAACTTGATTGGGCAGACATGTTCTACATGATCACTCTTCCAACTTATTTGAGGAAACCCCACTTATTCCCCAAGCTACCTATCTCGCTTAg GGATTCCTTGGAAATTTATGCAGTTGAACTGAGAAATCTTGCCATGACAATCCTTGGGTTCATAGCAAAAGCTCTAAAAATGGAAGCCAATGATATGAAAGAATTGTTTGAAGAAGGGCATCAGGCAATGAGGATGAATTATTATCCTCCATGTTCACAACCCGATCAAGTCATTGGCCTAACCCCTCATTCGGATGCAGTGGGCCTCACTATACTCCTTCAAGTCAATGAAATGGAAGGTCTCCAGATAAGGAAAGATGGGATGTGGGTTCCTATTAAACCCCTTCCAGGTGCTTTCATTGTCAACATAGGAGACATTTTGGAG ATTGTGACAAATGGAGCTTATCGGAGCATCGAGCATCGCGCAACTGTGAACTCAATCAAGGAGAGGCTCTCTGTTGCAACATTTTACAGCCCAAAACTCAACGGAGATATGGGTCCTGCGCCTAGCCTTGTCAGTCCTGATTCCCCGTCTCTCTTCAGAAGGATTGGCGTTGCAGATTACTTCAAGGGACTATTTTCGCGTGAACTCCATGGAAAGTCATACCTCGAAGTCCTGAGGACTGAAACTGGAGAAGCTCAAAATAACTGA
- the LOC117924342 gene encoding xyloglucan endotransglucosylase/hydrolase 2-like, with product MEAFSSPKVSSLLLFSLFVSSLMATASAGNFYQDFDLTWGDRRAKIVDGGKLLMLSLDRASGSGFQSKKEYLFGRIDMQLKLVSGNSAGTVTAYYLSSQGQTHDEIDFEFLGNLSGDPYILHTNVFTQGKGNREQQFYLWFDPTKNFHTYSIIWNRQRIIFLVDNFPIRQFQNQESIGVPFPKSQPMRIYSSLWNADNWATRGGVVKIDWSKAPFTAFYRNFNAAACIWSYGSSSCASKSVSPMSNIGWQTQGLDAKSRRRLRWVQRYYMIYNYCTDMKRFPEGIPPECRRSRSI from the exons ATGGAAGCTTTTTCTTCTCCTAAAGTTTCATCACTGctcttattttctctctttgtgaGTTCATTAATGGCTACTGCTTCTGCTGGTAATTTCTACCAAGACTTTGATTTAACATGGGGTGATCGACGTGCTAAAATAGTTGATGGAGGAAAGCTTCTCATGCTTTCACTCGACAGGGCCTCCGGCTCGGGCTTCCAGTCCAAGAAAGAGTATCTGTTTGGAAGAATCGACATGCAACTCAAGCTTGTTTCCGGTAACTCTGCAGGCACCGTCACTGCATACTAT TTGTCTTCTCAAGGGCAAACACATGATGAGATTGATTTTGAGTTCTTGGGAAACCTTAGTGGAGACCCTTATATTCTTCATACCAATGTGTTTACCCAAGGGAAGGGAAACAGAGAGCAGCAGTTCTACCTCTGGTTTGATCCAACAAAAAATTTCCACACCTATTCTATCATATGGAATCGCCAAAGGATCAT CTTCCTGGTAGACAACTTCCCCATAAGACAATTCCAGAATCAAGAATCAATTGGTGTTCCTTTTCCAAAATCTCAACCCATGAGGATATATTCAAGCCTGTGGAATGCTGATAACTGGGCAACCAGAGGCGGGGTCGTAAAGATTGATTGGTCTAAGGCTCCTTTCACAGCCTTCTATAGAAACTTCAATGCTGCCGCCTGTATTTGGTCCTACGGTTCTTCATCTTGTGCTTCCAAGTCTGTTAGTCCAATGTCAAATATTGGTTGGCAGACTCAAGGACTAGACGCAAAAAGCAGAAGAAGACTCAGATGGGTACAAAGGTATTACATGATTTACAATTATTGCACTGACATGAAGCGTTTCCCAGAGGGTATCCCGCCAGAGTGCCGACGTTCAAGGTCCATTTAG